A stretch of the Vitis vinifera cultivar Pinot Noir 40024 chromosome 16, ASM3070453v1 genome encodes the following:
- the LOC100254001 gene encoding peroxidase 66: MALLLPKTNFVLAIFLLLLMLSTSKGSLDVHYYHQTCPQAENIIFETVRKASINDPKVPARILRMFFHDCFIRGCDASVLLDSTPGNQAEKDGPPNVSLASFYVIEDAKTKLEMACPGTVSCADIIAIAARDVVAMSRGPYWNVLKGRKDGRVSEASETVNLPAPTFNVTQLFQSFAQRGLGLKDLVALSGGHSLGFSHCSSFEARVHNFSSVHDVDPTMNTEFAERLKKKCPKPNRDRNAGEFLDSTASTFDNDYYLRLMAGEGLFGSDQALLTDYRTRWIVESFAKDQGLFFREFTASMVKLGNVGVLENGEVRLKCQAVN, from the exons ATGGCTCTTCTCCTTCCAAAAACCAACTTTGTCTTAGCCATTTTCCTTCTGTTGCTAATGCTTTCCACATCCAAAGGATCGCTGGACGTGCATTACTACCATCAAACATGTCCACAAGCTGAGAATATCATCTTTGAAACTGTTCGCAAAGCTTCGATCAATGACCCTAAAGTTCCAGCTCGAATCCTTCGAATGTTCTTCCATGACTGCTTTATAAGG GGGTGTGATGCATCGGTGTTGCTGGactcaactccgggaaaccaaGCGGAGAAAGATGGTCCTCCTAATGTTTCACTTGCATCGTTCTATGTGATCGAAGACGCGAAAACTAAGCTGGAAATGGCATGTCCGGGGACAGTTTCTTGTGCTGATATCATCGCCATTGCAGCAAGAGATGTTGTAGCCATG TCCAGAGGCCCGTATTGGAATGTACTCAAAGGAAGGAAAGATGGGAGGGTATCCGAAGCTTCTGAAACCGTTAACCTACCAGCTCCAACCTTCAATGTAACTCAACTCTTTCAGAGCTTTGCTCAAAGGGGCTTAGGACTCAAGGATTTGGTTGCTCTATCTGGTGGACACAGTCTTGGCTTCTCACATTGTTCTTCTTTTGAAGCTCGGGTTCACAACTTTAGCTCGGTACATGACGTTGATCCTACCATGAACACCGAGTTTGCAGAAAGGCTGAAGAAGAAATGCCCGAAGCCGAATAGGGATCGCAATGCTGGAGAGTTTCTGGACTCGACTGCTTCCACTTTTGACAATGACTATTACCTACGACTAATGGCAGGGGAGGGCTTGTTTGGATCAGATCAGGCCCTGCTTACAGATTACAGGACTAGATGGATTGTTGAATCATTTGCTAAAGATCAAGGTTTGTTCTTCAGAGAATTCACGGCTTCGATGGTGAAACTTGGAAATGTAGGAGTCCTTGAAAATGGAGAAGTGAGACTCAAATGCCAAGCAGTGAACTGA